From Capra hircus breed San Clemente chromosome 1, ASM170441v1, whole genome shotgun sequence:
gaaattctccaagccaggcttcaactgtacacgaaccgtgaacttccagattttcaagctggatttagaaaaggcagaggaatcagagatcaaactgccaacatccattggatcatcaaaaaagccagagttccagaaaaacatctacttctgcattattgactatgccaaagcctttgactgtgtggatcacaacaaactgtggaaaattcttaaagagatgggtatcccagaccacctgacctcctcctgagaaatctgtatgcaggttaagaagcaacagttagaactggacatggaacaatagaccatttccaaattgggaaaggagaacgttAAGGgtgtatgttgtcatcctgcttatttaacttataggcagcatacatcatgagaaatgctggactggatgaaccacgagctggaatcaagattgcagggagaaatatcaataacctcacatatgcagatgacaccacccttatggcagatagcgaagatctaaagagcctcttgatgaaagtgaaagaggagggtgaaaaagtttgcttaaaactcaacattcaaaaaactaagatcatgccatctggtcctatcacttcatggcaaatggatggggaaacaatggaaacaatggctgattttatttttttgtgctccaaaatcactgcagatagtgaccacagccatgaaattaaaagacccttgctccttggaagaaaagctaagaccaacataaacagcatattaaaaagcagagacattacatttccaacaaaggtccatctagtcaaagctttggtttttccagtagtcatgtatggatgtgagacttggactataaagaaagctgagcatcaaagaattgatgcttttgaactgtggtgttggagaagactcttgagagtcccttggacaggaaggagatccaaccattccattctgaaggaaatcagtcctgaatattcattggaaggactgatgctgaagctgaaactccaatattttggccacctgaatagaagagcagactcattggaaaataccctgatgctgggaaagattgaaggtgggaggagaagcggataacagaggatgagatggttggatggcatcaccgactcaatggacatgagttgagtaagctccaggagttggtgatggacagggaagcctggcgtactgcagtccctggggtcacaaagagtgggacatgataaATGACGGAACTGAAcggaacacagtcaaaggctttagtagaGTCAACGAAgtagttgatgtttttctgaaattttcttgctttttctatgagccaatggatgttggcaatttgatctctggttcctctaccttttctaaatcccactcgaaaaatctggaagttctccattcaGGTACTGTTTaaatctagcttggagaattttgagcattactttgctggcatgtgaaataagCGCAATcttacagtagtttgaacattctttggcattgtcttttctttgggattggaatgaaaactgaccttttccaattatGTGGCCACagcggagttttccaaatttcctggcatttcCAGTGCAGCACTttatttaacagcatcatcttttaggctttgaaatagctcagctggacttccatcacctccactagctttgttggcagtcatgcttcctaaggcccacttgacttcacactccagcatgtctggctctaggtgagtgatcacaccatcatggttatctgggtcattaagagctcttttgtatagttctgtgtattcttgttatctcttaatagcttctgcttctgggtACCCACAGAGCCAGTTAAACCATACGTTCCAAGAATGAATGACCATAAGACGAAGAGCTTCATGTTTTGGAATTTCCAGGGCTTGGAAAGCAGGAGTCTATTAGCATCTTTGAAATAGAATGTTAATAAAGTTTTGTTACTAGCGTCCACTAAACTACAAGTCCCGGCTTCCTCCTAGAAAGTGACGAATCACGTGACCGGCTAGGAATCCGGAAGTCTGGCCCGCTTGTCTAATCACGCCGGAGAAACCTACAAAGTGGCGCCAGACTGGCCAATCCTGCAGATGTTTGTTCCAAGCCCAGGCCGGGTCCCGCCTCCTCGCGCTGCGCTGACTGGTTGTTAGCGGATACGGTGGCTGTAGAGGCGGTGACCGCGGCTTTTTCCGCGCTCTGCGCCCGGTTCCGTGCCCGTCCTGCGGCTCCGATTCCACCATGGCTCCCAAAGGCGGGCCCAAGCAGCAGTCCGAGGAGGACCTGCTCCTGCAGGATTTCAGCCGCAACCTCTCGGCCAAGTCCTCGGCGCTTTTCTTCGGGAACGCCTTCATCGTGTCCGCCATCCCCATATGTGAGCGCTTGGAGCGAgacgggctgggctgggctgggctgggctgggcggggACGTGGCAAGGCCGTGCAGAGGGCGAGGCGTGCGCCGGAGCGTGTGCTGTCCCCCAGCTCCCCCTGGACTCGGGGGCTGCACGCAGCCTCTGTGGGCCTCCGTGATCTGTCCGGGGTCGTGGTGGGTGGCATCCCAGGAAAGTCATTATAGCACGTTGGAAAAGTAGGCTAGCTCATTCCCGGGCCTCAGGTCTGCGGATTGTGAGTTACTGGTTCTGGGATGGCGGCCTCAAATCTGTATTTCAACCAACACCCGGGTTAAGATCTTGTGATGCTAACAGGCATATCGCCTGTTCTCCCCCAGCCCCCTCGCCCGGTATAACTATCGTTTGCTGTTATGGGATCTTAAACTTTTTACTTGCTTTGGAGAAACTCATGAATTAGTTTAGAGACATTAACACTCGCACCGAACTGTAAATGTAGCTTTAGAACCGGTTCACACAGAACATTATTTTCCGAAAGAAGTTGAACCAGTGCCAAGGCCCCAAGCTCTACTGtgtttaaactttttaataattCTGTTAGAGCAATTCTAGAATTCTTACTTGAATGGAAAAACTTTACAGCCTTGGCCAAGGTGGTTTTTAGAGTTTAGGGATTCCAAATATCAATTTCCTCTCCCCTACATTTTCGCACTGTTGTTGGGCAAATCCAGATATATTTTCTCTCCTGACTTTATAAAACCTAGCGTGCAATTAACATGGTTCACTGACCGCACTGGGCATTGCCTTGATTTCAGAGAACAGCCACGTCAGCGTGTGAACTCTGGTTTGGGACTACACGTGGAGTCTCGGAATGACTTGTAGTTAGTGTGGTAGTACCCTGAAGAATGAAATTTGAAGTCTGAATCGTGGTTTTGTTGAGCTAGAGTTCTCATTCTAGAAGCAGCAGAAATCTCATCATGGACTAGTTATAGGAAGATTACGGTTTTCAAGTATTCTGAACTAGAAACACTTGAGACTTAACTTTTTCCTGGATATCACACTTAGGAAGTTCTTCTTACACTGTATTGGATTCCCTAATCCGGGCTGTATTTTACCAGGTTTAGCTATAATCATTGATAACTCAGCAGGTTTTTGTAACTGGGTggtaatgttttgtttctttttgtcttcccCACCCCCTTTTATCTTAATTCAGGGTTATATTGGCGAATATGGCATATGGATCTTATTCAGTCTGCTGTTCTGTACAGTGTGATGACCCTAGTAAGCACTTACTTGGTGGCCTTTGCTTACAAAAATGTGAAATTTGTTCTCAAGCACAAGTAAGTATATTTCTCAAGTGAAAGTAAATATTGTTGCATTTTTATATAGTAGGGTGACTTCTGAAagaccatttgtgtgtgtgtgttttggtaaGCATTAATTTGAGATATAGTTTTATGTATATTTGGGGGgagatatgtgtatgtatatttggATCATTTGAGAtagatgtgtatgtatgtttggATTAATtggaaatatatgtgtatgtatatttggggtgtgtgtatatatgattgCAAAATATGTAATTATAAATAATGGTATGAAGGAATAGCGActaactgaaaagcagagacagtctgCTAACAGTGCTATGGAAGTGGGTGTTGAGGTTGGAATTAGAACACTTGAGTACTAGCCTTAATCATGGGGCTCAGAAAAGCAAACCCACCaagtaaattaacattttaaaagtcaaatggaATTCTGGAAAGAATTGTTCTGGACTCTCCATGTAGAATTTTTGGATGTGAAAGAagtggtctttttttcttttactcaacCTTGACATTTTTAATGCTAATTAGGCTACcatgtttcctctgtttcttccttcattttgtcATGTCACTCTCCTAATAACTCTTCATGACATTCTCTTTTCTAAAAGTATTAAAACCAGATTCTTCCAGACCCTTGGAATGTGAATCCTCTGCCTCCTACCAGTCAGGCCTCATCTTTTAGCATTGGGGCTTAGGGCTTCCGACTCAGCCTTTAAACATGACTCCTCTCCTCCCTCATTTAGAAACGTCTCCCTTTCTTTCCATTCTTACATGTCTGTTATTTTAAGCCTTAGGAATCATTTCCAGAGAAATCCTAACTGTCTTTATTGTTCCTGTGTCAAGCTTTCTGGTGATGAGGAGCAGAAACACCTTGAGGTGATTTCAGTTAACAGGGATTATTGTAAGCCTCCCCACTGTTGTCCTGGATCCTTAGGAGTCTAGGTTGTGCCTGACAGTTGCTGGAACAGCTAAATCCAGGTCATCTCTGTTGTCTTCCTGCTTGGCAGCCCCTCTTCACCAGCTGCCATTTCAGAATTCAGCCCATCTCGGCCTGTGCTTTCCTGGGCTGTCCTTCTCATGAGGCATGGCCGTCTGTGGATAGTGAAGTCCTCAGAGTGGGTGTTTTGCATGACCCATCCTTTGTGATTCCCTTGGACCTTGGTCTCTTTGGGACCTAGTGTTTTTCACTTGTTCTACATATAATTTTTCACTCACCTTTTTGGAGTCAAAAATCATGCTCTTTCCCCTCAGTTTTACTTCCTGCTTCTTGAGGACAGCTTCCATGTCCTTTGTTTATTCTCTTACACTAGTTAATGATACATTTTGTTTAGTTCAGTGAAATTTCAGTGAtctctgcctgtaatgtggaagacttgggttcagtccctgggcagggaggattccctggagaagggaatgcctacctactccagtgttcttaaatggagaatttcacggacagaggaacctggtgagctacagcatggggttgcaacgaattggacaaaactgaacgactaacatttACTGACTTAATAGGATCTCTGAGTGGAATTATTTTTTAGTCATCATAGTTTTGGTCTAATATTAAATATTGCTACTGACATAAAAACTCCTACAGATTGGTAAGAGTGTTAAGGCGTCAAGAGCCAGCAAGATGCTGAGTGTGGGTAGTTGTTGGTGATAGAGGGAATGGCTAGAGTCTATAGTCTGTATTCCAGTTCCCACTCTGCTTGTCTTAAGTGCAGACCCTTGGGCCTGCATTTTATCTTTTGAGACTTCAGATTTCTGGGCTGTAAAATGGGAGTACTAATGGTACCTCTTGGGATGGTCAGGATTAAATATGGTACATGCAACAAAATGTAGGCCATGGTGTTTGGCATGTAATAAATGTTTGTGTGCAGTGTTGGAGAGGTTGGAGGTGAGAGAGCCCATAGGAATTTCTTTTAACATGGTATGATTTTTAAGATGTttatgaagactttttttttttcttttaatctcagTTGGCTGGGTGCTGGGCCCCTGGATTTGCCTCTGTCTTGTTTCAGAGCATTAAGCGCTGAGGGAGATTTGTTTGCTGAGAGCACTGAGATGGAGGGTAGGGCTGAGTTGTAATAAACCTACAGTGTAGTTGTTAATGTCTTTTTAGGCAAGTATAGAATTTTAGACATAGAAGAGAAATTAGTTATCTCGGTAATTGTCTTCAGGACAGATGATTGACTATTTGAGAGATCTCTAGAGCCAGCTTTTTTGAAAATAGTTCATTCTTACATCCTAGCATCCTGACAGTTGaggtgcgtgcgtgcgtgtgtgtgttttccccccTCTGCTCAGCTAAGAAAGGTTTTTGCTGTAAACCGTGTCCATTTCTTATCAGTTGGCCTTTCTTAGAAAAAAGCAGTCTTATGTGAAGTTCAAGAAACATTTAATGAGTTCCTTGGATTTGCTGAAGATTAAGAGATGAGAGTCTCTGCCTGCAGAACAGAATTTTACGTAATACAATGAGTCAGGGATAGCAGGGCTTTATAATGTTCTATTTAGTGTGTTAAAGTAGCTCTTGAAACAGCTACCTGCTCCCTTAGCtgctattttctttccatttcagaaCCTGTTTCCTTTCACCTATTTTCTAACTGGTTTTCCTCCCTCCAATGACCAATTTGTGGAAAAATACATTAGTCAAAGTTGActaaagattttgtttttaacagtGTCACTTCTAACTTGATTattgagtgagagagagagaaaaccaaCCCAAACTTGGGGCTTCTCAGgaggttcaatggtaaagaatcctcctgccagtgcaggagatgcaagaaacgtgggttcgacccctgggtcaggaagatcctctggagtagaaaatggcttAATTTGTAGCCCAGAAGCCCATGTTGTTGAAGGTTGAAAGCTATTGCTGTTCATGATCTTGGGCTTTTCAGGAATCCATCCTGATTTTTCCCCAGTTTTCCTCGGTCCACGGACCAGAAGTTAATGTAGTATAGTTATGAGGGATCGGAACATAGATTGAACGGATGTCTGTCTCTATGGTCTACATCTGTGGCTTGTTTAATACATCTCAGTATTGTGTTGAAAGTTTTCTTAGTGAGACTTTATAGGTAATTGCTATATTTTGCTTGTGATCTATGTTTACGCGTAGTCAGTTTGTCCTATATTATGAAAAGTAAATCATCAAATTTAAATGTCTAATCTTTGGGGAGGCGGTTGTATTTCATCACAGGTTAaattttatcttctctttcaCTAGCAACCCCATCTGATAAAACTTatctgatagattttttttttaggattatgtctttttttttttatctgactCATCACTAAATATTCTTACCTGATTTCTCAAATGACACTTTCGGCATTTTCTGGCTGATTCCATATTATCTCTTGGTGCAACTCTCAAACCAGTAGTTTATTTAACAAACTGCTATGGTCAGTCCTGCACCAGGTGGTAATATTTCTTTTTAGTGATATTCCTCTTTTGAATAGAGTTAAAAGCTTTACTTTAAGATTTTAGATTTCTCTAAGCTTAATTTTCTCTCCTGTTATATATTGGAATTGAAATCATGTGTCATTTACTAGTGCCTTAACAAATTTATTTGTGGAACAGTTAATTTATGAGTTAAAACAAAGTGGAGCTATAATGATTCATAACTAAATTGTCCTAATAGCATTTGACTTTTATTTCCATATTGAATAcctaactttggaaaattctcccTTTTAAGCAGAATTCAGAACACATCACTAATAAACCACATCTTGGAAGTTTCTTGAACTCCCTCTCTTTTGGCTAGTGTAGTGTAATAAGCTTGGAACTTTCTGTCCAGCTTGTTTTCTTGAAATGTAAAGTATGATACAGTTGCCAGTACAAGCTCGGAGTACAGAGTGTTTCTGAGAGGGAGCAGTGTTCACTCCTGCAGCATGTGgagactctttttcttttcctttcagagtAGCACAGAAGACGGAAGATGCTGTCTCCAAAGAAGTGACTCGGAAACTCTCTGAAGCTGATAATAGAAAGATGTCTCGGAAGGAAAAGGATGAAAGGTTTGACTCCCTAATTAAAGTGTTTGTGGTAACCAGAAAGGCGGGTATTTgtagaaaataaagttttttctgtttctgcttaAAGAACATGGGTATCAGAATTGTCTGAGAGAAACGTTGGTGTTGTACAAGTTGTGGTAATGAAGATAATTGACTTTTTGAGTGTTTATTACCACCAGATACTTTCCTCCAAAGAGCCCCACGAGGTAGGTACTGTTGTTTTCTCCACTTTACGCCTGAGGAATCTGAGGTACAGAAAGCTAGGGTATGTTGCTCCAAGGTCATGGGTTAGTGTGTGGTAAGGCCAGAGGAAGAGCACAGGCAGTCTGGCATGAGCTTGTACTCCACTGCCCTGCCGGATTTGGGAGCGTGCGGAGCTGTGTGCAGTGCTTGGCTCTGCCGcgcattagctgtgtgaccttcaggTATCACCTAACCCCTGTGTCTGAAGGCTTTACATTGTGTTCCGTGTAAGCATTTTCAGGTGGTGGTATTTCTGCTCCTGAACTTCCCTGGGCACATCTGGTTGTTGGTCATCTGCATTgcttgggaaaaagaaaagaattaggtTTATCTCCTATTGCCCAATTCTTTGCCATATTTATGAGCGCCATCCCCAGTTTTTCCTGCCGGCTGCTGTTAGAAGTCTAACAAACAGGCTAAGGTCTGAATACAAGTCTCTGAACGATTGAATAAACTTGCGCTTAAGAGTTGCCAGATGGTTTAACAAAGTCGTAAGTTGAGCCTGTTTTCATGGATCTTAAGTTTTAGTGTCCATAAGGTGCTTTGTGAAATGGAATTTTTATCCCACTTTGCTCCAGAAAGACTTTGTGGggacttaaaatattaaattgcaTATAAAACAAAGCAgtacaattttaaaagatcagaAACCGATGAAAAGTAAGAAGAGGTGGATAAATGAGGACCTCAGGGTTAGTTGCAGCAGTTGGCCACAGAACTTAGCTCTGAGCTTCCAAGTGTCAGAGGGCACGTCTGAGGTCATCCAGCTTTCATTGTCGGATGAGAAGCAGAAGGCATGTCCTTCTGAAGAGAAACTTTCCTGGCACTGAATCTTGGACAGACTTTATCAAATGGGTCCTTACGTAAGGGACACAGAGTAACTTAATGAACAGTGTCTTCTACAGTGGTTTTGGACAGGCACCAAAACATTATTGAAGTGATTATGTCCTATGAATCCTTCATAAAACTGAAGGAACACTATTAAAGTCCTCAGAGCAAATTCCTGTGTTTTAGGGAGCAGCCTTAAGGACTTCTGGCTCTGTGTAACTTTTTGATCACAAATTTTTGCATAGGGATAGGTACTAGAGAATCTAGAccactttttaaaacctttttattgaATTACAGTATTTATTAGAACAGTGGTTTCTAAATTGGAGTGCGCTTCATCGTTACCCaaatttcaaaatgctttttatAAGCTTGCACAATCTTAGAGGTTTTAGATGACTAATTATATCAGAGATGGCAAATGGGTCTCTCTGCCCACTGCAGACTTCCTGATTTGGTCTGGTACTTGCTCTTCGTCCTGGGATGTGTCTCAGAATCTTTCACAGCATGGAAGAAAGGTAGTCTTCACCAGCAGATCATTTGGAATTGGAAATGAAGCCTCTTTGCCATTGGCTGGATCAGATATTTCAGATTAGGGTGAAGTGGAGGTTTATTGATACTTAAAATTCAGAGcagcagaaaataataaagatctgtTCTTGCCATCAGTAGGGATTTGTGCTGTTTGTAATTGTGGGCTCTCACAAAGGCCACACTGGATACAGTTGTACCAAGGTCTGCAGCCATTATTGATGCAGTACCTGGATCCACGACTCCCTTAGAGATCTAGTGTTTTTTTCTCTCAAAAGACTAGTTGTTTCCAAGAGATTAAAGAGAAGGCTTATCGGCATGTTTCTACCCAGATGAGTATCTCTCGAAGCTCCATCTACAGTCATTCGGAATATCAATTATGTGCCACTTTGAACTGCTTTTCCATCTATGCAAGGATGGAAACTAGCAGAGGAGGATCAGATTCATTAATACTTGTCCCAGGATATGAGTGTTATTTCTCCTTGACTTACTCATGGTCCGTTGTTAGTATTATCAGATTGTAAGACTTGCTGAGTATGGTCTCAACTCTCCTGTTTTAGGAAGTACTCCTTGGACAAAGGACTACTTGAGAAGTGCTCTCTCAAACTAGGTTTCCTACCAGTGAGGCCCTGGCAGAACCTCTGCTGATGAGGAGGATCGGGAGTCCTAACCTTCTTCAAAATAAACCAGGATATGGCTGGACTAGAAAAAGTTCTGAGAGCTGCCAGACAGTCCTGACTGGGTATACCCCCATGTAACTCATGGCCTTTGGGAGCTGGGACAACCCAGACGATTGAACCACTCTTTCAGGAAAACCTGTTGAAGTTAGTTCTGATTCAGGGTTTGGCAGGGAGTTCGGGAGAAGCGCTGTAGTAGATGGGATAATTTAATTGCCAACAGTAAAGGCATGCCTGTAGCCTATTTAAGGAGCCTGTCTTCACTGGGTCTTGTGCCAAAGTCTTAAAAACAGTGTTTTGTAGCATTAAACCATGTAGAGACTATGAACATTTCTGGACCGGGCTGGTGTTTTCTTTGATCATTGATAGAATGGAATATTGTATGAATTCcaaatcatgtatttttaaaatttacgtTTAAACTTCTCTGAAATCAGAAGCTGCTTTACAGTTGATAGCTGCATTTAATATAAGGTCCTTCACATCTCCCAAACTTTACAGTAGACTAAGATTTACTAAGTTGATGGTATCCACAGAATCAAGGAAACATGGCATATATATTAGAAACCACGAATTTCTTCCGTTGAAGACAAGGTGCTGATACCTTTCATTTAGCTCCTTTACAGCCAGGCTTTTTGACTTTGCATTACAACAGCTGGTGAATAAAACAATGACATTAGCCATTGTGCTAGCCTTAGCATTAGTTGGGGGTACCATCTGACCCCAGAGTAATGTATTTTTCTGGAGGAGAAAGCATCAATGGCAGTGACTTTGAGCCTTTTAGATGACgcacagtaaaaatattttactgtttgACCAAATacttttacatacacacacataaatgttcCAGAGAACAAAGTTACTGCCCTATTGTATGTGATGCACTTGCCacttttctggtttttttcctatttcattttttttttaacgtgttGGTCACAACCCACCCAGTAATTTTTCCTGAACAGTGGATCCACTCCGTTGATTTCACATCCCATTACTAGGTTAGAACCTACCTACTCGTTTAAAAATTGCATTACAAAGTTAATTAACTGAGCAGAATAAAGACCCCCTTATTCACAGGCACCCTGGAACTTCCTATTGCCCCTGTGAAACGGTAAAAGAAAAGTGcattaaataaaaagtaatggGTTTCACAGGAGTAAAAATTCCTAATGATCAAGCAGATTCTTAGTTCAAATTAAATAAAGATGGCTAAAGAGAGTCACAGACAAGTCTGTTTCTGTGACGTGACAGCTGGTTTTGTCCATGGGCTTGTCTTAAGGTGTAACATTGAAGGGTGAAATCTGTAGACTATAGAGAgtttcacggagaaggcaatggcaacccactccagtattcttgcctggaaaatcccatggacagagtagcctggaaggctgcagtccatggggtcactgagggtcggacacgactgagcgacttcagtttcacttttcactttcctgcattggagaaggaaatggcaacccacgccagtgttcttgcctggagaatcccagggacgggggagcctggtgggctgccgtctatggggtcgcccagagtcagacacaactgaagtgacttagcagtagcagtagagaGTTTCAAGCCTGCAAACGGGCGAGAAAGCCCTTTCAGGCTGCTAATCAATAGTTTGTTTTTGGTGAGTATCTAGAGAAAGATGCCTATTTTGGTTGCTGATAAAACCAAGCTAATTGTGATTAATCAGTTCCTTCCTCCAAAGCTTAAACTGCTGGGAAAAAAGGTAATATACCCAGCTACTTGAGCATCGATAACtgttaattccctgaccagggactgaacccaggccctggcattgaaagcactgaatcctgactactagaccaccagggaatttctgaGCATCgataaaatgaaatatcttttttagtAGAATAAAGGGGACAATGCTGACTGAATTTAATATTAACACATTCTGCCCAGAACACTTAAAGAAGAACTTAATCTTACAAATCTTAGAATGAGCTAGAACCGTGtggtatttaacatttttagTGCCTACTGAAAAACTAAATGACTTGTTTCTGTGTCCACAGAATCTTGTGGAAGAAGAATGAAGTTGCTGATTATGAAGCTACAACATTTTCCATCTTCTATAATAACACCCTATTTCTGGTCTTGGTCATTGTTGCTTCCTTCTTTATTCTGAAGAACTTCAACCCCACAGTGTATCCTTTTAAAGGTTGATTATCCTTTTTAGAAGTCTAAAAACAgttcattttggtttttatttgtcTGAGTGGTTTTTGGTAACAAAAACTGCAAAGAGAGTCAGTCCCTTAATAAGCACGGTGACCTTAGGCATGTTTCTGGATGTTTAAAATAAGGGCTTTTGATTTGAAGTTCTTTTAGTTTTATGATCAAGACTTCATGATAAATAATGAGTATTGCAAAGCAGTCTTACATATATGATGATGTGTACCTGCCTggtttaaaaaaaccaaacatgctaaggagccaaagcaaacttgCCTTCTTTGACAGCTCCTGGCATAAGCCCTGTATCTGCTGGTACTTTGGGGCTTTGGGCTTGGGTGGATAGCCAGTGGAGTTAAATTGGCACATTTTATAACAGCTTAATAGTGTTTCAAGTTGCTCTTAAATTGAGCTTTTGGGCAAGAATCAGTCTTCTCTTTTTAAGGTAATTTATTAAAAGTGTTATCCAGGAATGTGTAGCCAAATTTTCAACAGTAGGAGATTCTGATGTAATAAAATAGCAGATACTCTCCAACTTTTATCTtctgggaatactggagtgatttgccccAAACATTCTAGTCCTGAGACCGAGAGTAGCTGCAAACTTTGTGAACCTCCTTGCTTTCACAGGCCTGCTGTGGCCAAAACACTGACGGACAAGGAACACTTATTTTTCCTCTGCTGTTGATGCAGGGGTTGGTAAGGAAATCAAGCCTCCTCTTGCTCCCTATGTTCTTTGATCAGCTCTTTTCCTGAAGGTTAAATGGAATTCAGATGTTTTCTTTGTGATCATGTGTTCTAGGTTTGTCTCAAGTGTTTTCTGTTGGAACGTATTTCCTGTGAATGTTCTTCATTCTTTGTAGTCTGCTCTCTGGTAAATTGTATTTGCAGACAATGGGGCTGCACATTATTGTCGTTAGACAGCCTGTCAGGAGGAAAACAGTACATTCCAAGGAGGtgggttctttttgttttgttgaaaaccaatttggggttgatttttccTTAACATTGAATTCTTACAGGAACTACATTTTGTCCATAAGTGCTTCCTCAGGCCTCATCGCCCTCCTGTCTACTGGCTCCAAGTAGACTGCTTCAGCTttgccagcccctcctccccaccgcCCCGACTTTGTATCTATGGGTGGCCTGTGATGTGGAAAAATAGCAGGGTGGTCAGGgtggaagacacacaagctgtTTTTATACGTCTGGAGTTTGAGGGTTTAAAATACCCAACAAAATGTAATTCAGTATTTGTTtattggctctttttttttttttttgacagattGTTGAAATTAAATGAATTGAAAGGGAAACTCAGAGTACCAGGACatttattaaaaggcaaaaagtgTTGCAATGTGTTATAATCACAAGAGGAGAAAATAACTTGTTTCCTTGATTTGTCAGAGGTCACAGTAACCTGGACTGAGctgttattatttataata
This genomic window contains:
- the SSR3 gene encoding translocon-associated protein subunit gamma; protein product: MAPKGGPKQQSEEDLLLQDFSRNLSAKSSALFFGNAFIVSAIPIWLYWRIWHMDLIQSAVLYSVMTLVSTYLVAFAYKNVKFVLKHKVAQKTEDAVSKEVTRKLSEADNRKMSRKEKDERILWKKNEVADYEATTFSIFYNNTLFLVLVIVASFFILKNFNPTVNYILSISASSGLIALLSTGSK